In Syntrophorhabdus sp., the following are encoded in one genomic region:
- a CDS encoding 4Fe-4S dicluster domain-containing protein → MDTINLTEKTDWAFIEEVKNESGQNPSLCYQCGNCTAGCPYTQYFDYPVSMVMRLLQAGQKETILTSKAIWLCATCETCTTRCPCEIDVAHIMDTLRIMARREGKVSEKDVQLFYDSFLDSMKKHGRIFEMGILMGYKFKSGQFMGDAELGPKVMSKGKISLFPKTIKGADKVAQIFNRFQEKAKKHG, encoded by the coding sequence ATGGACACGATCAATTTAACTGAAAAAACCGATTGGGCTTTCATCGAAGAGGTGAAGAACGAGAGCGGCCAGAACCCATCGCTGTGCTATCAGTGCGGGAACTGTACCGCCGGGTGTCCCTACACCCAGTACTTCGACTATCCGGTGAGCATGGTCATGCGTCTTCTGCAGGCCGGACAGAAGGAGACGATCCTCACCTCCAAAGCGATATGGCTCTGCGCCACCTGCGAGACATGCACCACGCGATGTCCCTGCGAGATCGACGTGGCCCATATCATGGACACGCTGAGGATCATGGCCCGACGCGAGGGCAAGGTCTCCGAGAAGGACGTTCAGCTTTTCTACGATTCATTCCTCGATTCAATGAAGAAGCACGGCAGGATCTTCGAGATGGGTATCCTCATGGGCTACAAGTTCAAATCGGGTCAGTTCATGGGCGATGCGGAGCTCGGGCCGAAGGTCATGAGCAAGGGCAAGATCAGCTTGTTCCCCAAGACGATAAAAGGCGCCGACAAAGTAGCTCAGATTTTCAATAGATTCCAGGAAAAGGCGAAAAAGCATGGCTGA
- a CDS encoding hydrogenase, protein MADKGYLPKEKIKEFVEALGKDATVFAPCLEGDTIIFREYTPDKEISLDRPANTPPKGAIYPQSETLLSFEFKKEADKPQKMDVELKVNTDFPKTVVFGGRPCDARGFTIIDRVFIDTDTADPYYKKRRENTTIVTRCCNGPVAGCFCVGVGGGPAVTEGSDVVMTEVDGGYYLEAVTDKGKAVMSLPMVQDGASYEAKAKAANEKATAAVRNPFPEGADKISPELFDSGDFWGRVVEKCLSCGACTFLCPTCYCFNITDEQAVTTGERVRSWDSCMFQHFTLETSGHNPRPVKNRRFRNRVGHKFYYYPEKYDGAIACTGCGRCIRYCPVSVDISEIVGYLRDPKADPQAWAAEKKDAKN, encoded by the coding sequence ATGGCCGACAAAGGATACCTTCCGAAAGAGAAGATAAAGGAATTCGTCGAGGCCCTCGGTAAAGACGCGACCGTCTTTGCTCCGTGCCTCGAAGGGGACACGATCATCTTCCGTGAGTACACACCCGATAAGGAGATCTCCCTCGACCGGCCGGCTAACACGCCGCCGAAAGGGGCCATCTATCCCCAGTCCGAGACGCTGCTTTCCTTCGAGTTCAAGAAGGAGGCCGACAAACCCCAGAAAATGGACGTGGAGCTCAAGGTGAACACCGACTTCCCGAAGACGGTCGTTTTCGGCGGGCGTCCCTGCGATGCCAGGGGTTTCACGATCATCGACAGGGTCTTCATCGACACCGATACCGCAGATCCTTATTACAAAAAGCGCCGCGAGAACACCACCATCGTGACCAGGTGCTGCAACGGACCGGTGGCGGGCTGTTTCTGTGTCGGTGTGGGGGGCGGGCCTGCCGTGACCGAAGGGTCGGACGTGGTCATGACCGAGGTCGACGGTGGATACTACCTCGAGGCGGTGACGGACAAAGGCAAGGCCGTCATGTCGCTGCCGATGGTCCAGGACGGAGCCTCATACGAGGCGAAGGCGAAGGCAGCCAACGAAAAGGCGACTGCCGCGGTGAGAAATCCCTTCCCGGAGGGAGCGGACAAGATATCACCTGAGCTCTTCGACAGCGGGGACTTCTGGGGCCGGGTGGTCGAGAAGTGCCTCAGCTGCGGCGCCTGCACGTTCCTGTGCCCCACCTGCTACTGCTTCAACATCACCGACGAGCAGGCGGTCACCACGGGCGAGCGTGTAAGGTCGTGGGATTCCTGCATGTTCCAGCATTTCACCCTTGAGACAAGCGGGCACAACCCGAGGCCGGTGAAGAACAGGAGGTTCAGGAACCGCGTGGGACATAAATTCTACTATTACCCGGAGAAGTACGATGGTGCCATAGCCTGCACGGGCTGTGGAAGGTGCATTCGGTACTGTCCGGTGTCCGTGGATATCAGCGAGATCGTAGGGTACCTGAGAGACCCGAAGGCGGATCCGCAGGCTTGGGCCGCGGAAAAGAAAGACGCAAAGAATTAG
- a CDS encoding CoB--CoM heterodisulfide reductase iron-sulfur subunit A family protein: protein MRVGVFICHCGSNIAGTVDVAKVAEEARKMPGVAYATDYMYTCSEPGQKEITDAIEQHKLDRVVVAACSPRMHENTFRRTVMKAGLNRYFFEQANIREHVSWISLDKEANTRKAIDEVRMSVAKVIKNKPLFSSSFKINKRVLVIGGGVAGMQAALDCADGGLEVVMVEKSPSIGGMMARLDKTFPTVDCSICILGPKMVDVAQHDLIKLHAYSEIAEIKGYVGNYQVKIRKKPTYVDWTKCTGCGLCMEKCPTKNAYDHFNFGAAPTRAINIPFPQAIPKKATIDPNFCRQFTKGKCGVCAKVCPTGAINYEMQEEFITEEVGAIITATGYGLMDIERLTEYGGGRYPDVITGIQYERFLNASGPTSGHIIRPSDHEEPKTIVFVSCAGSRDKSLGVPYCSNFCCMYIAKQAILTKDHIPDSQSYVFYMDVRSPGKGYDEFTRRAQEEYGAKYIRGRVSRIYPKGKKMVVRGADTLLGTQVEIEADLVVLGTAVVAAPGAAQMAEKLHISYDTFGFYVESHPKLRPVETNTSGVFLAGACQGPKDIPASVGQGSAAAAKVLSLFSKDMLESDPAIAQVNQNTCVGCLKCLKTCPFQAIVEDTLRNGKKVAKVIETVCAGCGVCTSTCPCGAIQLQHFTDNQLLAEVNAICQK from the coding sequence ATGCGGGTTGGTGTATTTATCTGCCATTGTGGAAGCAACATCGCGGGAACCGTTGATGTGGCGAAAGTGGCCGAAGAGGCCCGGAAGATGCCCGGCGTCGCCTATGCGACGGACTACATGTATACCTGTTCGGAGCCCGGACAGAAAGAGATCACGGATGCGATCGAGCAGCACAAGCTCGACAGGGTCGTGGTGGCGGCATGCTCGCCCCGTATGCACGAGAATACCTTCAGACGGACTGTCATGAAGGCGGGACTTAACCGCTACTTCTTCGAGCAGGCCAATATCCGTGAACACGTGTCCTGGATCAGCCTTGACAAAGAGGCCAACACGAGAAAGGCCATCGACGAGGTAAGGATGTCCGTGGCGAAGGTCATAAAGAACAAGCCGCTCTTCTCCTCGTCCTTCAAGATCAACAAGAGGGTCCTTGTCATCGGCGGCGGTGTGGCAGGCATGCAGGCCGCACTCGACTGCGCCGATGGCGGGCTTGAGGTCGTCATGGTCGAGAAGAGCCCCTCCATCGGCGGCATGATGGCGCGACTCGACAAGACCTTCCCCACCGTCGACTGTTCCATCTGTATCCTGGGGCCCAAGATGGTCGACGTGGCGCAGCACGACCTCATTAAACTTCACGCATACAGCGAGATAGCCGAGATCAAGGGCTATGTCGGCAACTACCAGGTAAAGATCCGGAAGAAACCGACCTATGTCGATTGGACGAAGTGCACGGGTTGCGGGCTCTGCATGGAGAAGTGTCCCACGAAGAACGCCTACGACCATTTCAACTTCGGCGCGGCGCCGACACGGGCCATCAACATCCCCTTCCCGCAGGCGATCCCGAAGAAGGCGACGATAGACCCCAACTTTTGCCGGCAGTTCACAAAGGGCAAGTGCGGGGTCTGCGCGAAGGTCTGTCCCACTGGCGCCATCAATTACGAAATGCAGGAAGAGTTCATTACCGAGGAGGTCGGGGCCATCATCACTGCAACAGGGTACGGCCTCATGGATATCGAAAGGCTCACCGAGTACGGTGGCGGACGGTATCCCGACGTCATCACCGGCATCCAGTACGAGCGGTTCCTCAACGCCTCCGGCCCGACATCGGGCCACATCATCAGGCCGTCGGACCACGAAGAGCCGAAGACAATCGTTTTCGTTTCCTGTGCGGGGTCCCGCGACAAGTCCCTGGGCGTTCCCTACTGCTCCAACTTTTGCTGCATGTACATCGCCAAACAGGCCATTCTGACGAAGGACCATATCCCCGATTCACAGTCCTACGTCTTCTACATGGACGTCAGGTCCCCGGGCAAGGGTTATGATGAGTTTACCCGCCGTGCCCAGGAAGAGTACGGCGCCAAGTATATCCGCGGCAGGGTGTCGCGTATCTACCCGAAGGGGAAGAAGATGGTGGTGAGGGGGGCGGATACGCTCCTCGGGACGCAGGTCGAGATCGAAGCCGATCTCGTTGTGCTCGGGACCGCGGTCGTTGCCGCACCGGGTGCAGCGCAGATGGCAGAGAAGCTCCATATCTCCTACGACACCTTCGGGTTCTATGTCGAGTCCCACCCGAAGTTGAGGCCCGTTGAAACGAACACGTCGGGTGTCTTCCTCGCCGGCGCCTGCCAGGGCCCGAAGGACATCCCGGCATCGGTTGGACAGGGATCCGCCGCCGCGGCAAAAGTCCTGTCTCTCTTCTCGAAGGACATGCTCGAATCCGACCCGGCCATCGCCCAGGTCAACCAGAATACGTGTGTGGGCTGTTTGAAGTGCCTTAAGACCTGTCCCTTCCAGGCGATCGTTGAAGACACCTTACGGAACGGGAAGAAGGTCGCAAAGGTCATCGAAACGGTCTGTGCCGGATGCGGTGTCTGCACATCCACCTGTCCCTGCGGTGCTATCCAGCTGCAGCATTTCACGGACAACCAGCTCTTAGCGGAGGTTAATGCAATATGTCAGAAGTAG
- a CDS encoding heterodisulfide reductase subunit B gives MAEKEYAYFSGCSLEGTAKEYDESLRAVMKALGVSLVEPDDWSCCGSTPAHTVDHVFAAALAARNLTLVEKMNKDVLTTPCPSCLVAFKKAQYNMSRDEAFKDEVNGLLDEAYNCGVESKSSLQIIYEDIGLDAIAARVTHIMPDLKVAPYYGCILSRPPEIAQFDDPENPVSMDKVLTAAGIQVQDFAFKMECCGAAFGVPKREMVNRLSGKVLEMAIDAGANCIAVACPLCQQNLDLRQEQVNKTTGSNYNIPVIYFTQLLGLAYGLSPKELGMDKVIVSADSVTRRITREEYEKIKAEEAAAKKPQKAKKEAAAEETNN, from the coding sequence ATGGCTGAGAAAGAATACGCATATTTCAGTGGTTGTTCGCTGGAAGGTACCGCGAAGGAGTACGACGAGTCGCTTCGGGCCGTCATGAAGGCCCTGGGAGTGAGCCTGGTGGAACCCGATGACTGGAGCTGCTGTGGCTCCACGCCGGCCCACACGGTGGATCACGTGTTCGCCGCGGCCCTTGCTGCACGGAACCTCACCCTCGTGGAGAAGATGAACAAGGACGTCCTGACGACCCCCTGTCCTTCCTGCCTTGTGGCGTTCAAGAAGGCCCAGTACAACATGTCGAGGGACGAGGCCTTCAAGGACGAGGTCAATGGACTTCTCGACGAGGCGTACAACTGTGGTGTCGAGTCCAAGTCTTCCCTGCAGATCATCTATGAAGACATCGGCTTGGACGCCATCGCTGCCAGGGTCACCCACATCATGCCGGACCTGAAGGTCGCACCGTACTACGGATGTATCCTCTCCAGGCCGCCCGAGATCGCTCAGTTCGATGATCCGGAGAACCCGGTTTCCATGGACAAGGTCCTGACGGCAGCCGGTATCCAGGTCCAGGATTTCGCCTTCAAGATGGAGTGTTGCGGGGCCGCCTTCGGCGTTCCGAAGCGGGAGATGGTGAACAGGCTTTCGGGCAAGGTGCTCGAGATGGCCATCGATGCCGGCGCGAATTGTATAGCCGTCGCGTGTCCGCTGTGCCAGCAGAACCTTGACCTTCGCCAGGAGCAGGTGAACAAGACGACGGGCTCGAACTACAACATCCCTGTCATCTACTTCACGCAGCTTCTGGGACTTGCCTACGGATTGTCGCCTAAGGAACTGGGTATGGATAAGGTGATCGTGAGCGCCGACAGCGTCACGCGCAGGATCACCAGGGAAGAATACGAGAAGATCAAAGCAGAGGAAGCAGCCGCGAAAAAGCCACAGAAGGCGAAGAAAGAGGCGGCCGCGGAAGAGACAAACAATTAA
- a CDS encoding 4Fe-4S ferredoxin, producing the protein MSTQKLKEIIKQVLPDVETVICWQEGFDKLNVTPIFITSPEQADKVVWNPLCAQNLASYLPSQKKKVAVAVKGCDSRTIVQYMQEGLIDRDNVVIVGIPCKGIISKKKVQKAIGNEPVEDVTFTDGSVKVKTPSGEKTFAIADVCPSKCASCQYPTPVIYDHLTGDAIQSDKPAESVYADVVELEGKTLEERKAYFESEFSKCIRCYACRNACPMCVCQDSCIAETRDPHWITQKLSLDEKFMFHMIHALHLAGRCVECGECERACPMEIPVAKLKKKINKEMKELFDYIPGVNPEDKPPMYTFNVDEAKIKEHKL; encoded by the coding sequence TTGAGTACTCAGAAGCTTAAAGAGATCATCAAGCAGGTCCTCCCCGATGTGGAGACCGTCATATGCTGGCAGGAGGGTTTTGACAAGCTCAATGTGACGCCGATCTTCATAACGTCCCCCGAGCAGGCCGACAAGGTTGTGTGGAACCCCCTCTGTGCGCAGAACCTCGCGAGCTATCTCCCGTCACAGAAGAAGAAGGTGGCGGTCGCGGTGAAGGGCTGCGATTCGAGGACGATCGTCCAGTACATGCAGGAAGGCCTCATCGACAGGGACAATGTCGTCATCGTCGGGATCCCCTGCAAGGGCATCATCAGCAAAAAGAAGGTCCAGAAGGCGATCGGGAATGAGCCGGTGGAGGACGTGACCTTCACGGACGGTTCGGTAAAGGTGAAGACGCCGTCGGGCGAGAAGACCTTCGCGATAGCCGATGTCTGTCCCAGCAAGTGCGCATCATGCCAGTATCCGACCCCGGTTATCTACGACCACCTTACGGGGGACGCCATACAGTCCGACAAACCGGCGGAGAGTGTCTATGCCGATGTGGTGGAGCTGGAAGGGAAGACGCTCGAGGAGCGAAAGGCGTATTTCGAGAGCGAGTTCAGCAAGTGTATCCGTTGTTATGCCTGCCGGAACGCGTGCCCAATGTGCGTGTGCCAGGACAGCTGCATCGCCGAGACACGTGACCCGCACTGGATCACCCAGAAGCTCAGCCTCGACGAGAAGTTCATGTTCCACATGATCCACGCCCTTCATCTCGCGGGACGGTGCGTGGAGTGCGGGGAGTGTGAACGTGCGTGTCCCATGGAGATCCCCGTTGCGAAGCTGAAGAAGAAGATCAACAAAGAGATGAAGGAACTCTTCGACTATATCCCGGGAGTCAACCCCGAGGACAAGCCGCCGATGTACACCTTTAATGTTGACGAAGCTAAGATCAAGGAGCATAAACTCTAA
- a CDS encoding hydrogenase produces the protein MTGNENPYLPELATVTKVIEETPNIKSFQVVFNDAEKMKSFTFEPGQVGQLSVFGVGESTFVINSPPTRMEYLQFSVMKAGEVTTALHGIYEGDVIGVRAPLGNWFPYNDMKGKNILFIGGGIGLAPLRTLILYMLDNRADYKDITIIYGSRTPPDLCYKDELKEWEERSDVNLILTVDNEFPGWTKRTGFVPTVLKEEAPKAENTIAITCGPPIMIKFVLEGLAGLNFPDENIITTLEARMKCGIGLCGR, from the coding sequence ATGACAGGGAATGAGAATCCATACCTTCCTGAACTGGCGACAGTTACGAAGGTGATCGAAGAGACGCCAAACATAAAGTCCTTCCAGGTCGTGTTCAACGACGCGGAGAAGATGAAGAGCTTCACGTTCGAGCCGGGTCAGGTCGGGCAGCTCTCCGTTTTCGGTGTCGGCGAATCCACCTTCGTTATCAATTCCCCGCCGACGCGCATGGAATACCTCCAGTTCAGCGTCATGAAGGCCGGAGAGGTCACGACGGCCCTTCACGGGATCTATGAAGGCGACGTGATCGGTGTGAGGGCGCCTCTCGGCAACTGGTTTCCCTATAATGACATGAAGGGGAAGAACATCCTTTTCATCGGCGGCGGCATCGGGCTTGCCCCGCTTCGGACCCTTATCCTTTACATGCTCGATAACAGGGCGGATTACAAGGATATAACCATTATCTATGGATCGAGGACGCCCCCTGATCTGTGCTACAAGGACGAATTGAAGGAATGGGAAGAACGATCTGACGTGAACCTCATCCTCACCGTAGATAATGAATTTCCTGGATGGACGAAGAGAACGGGTTTCGTTCCCACCGTCCTCAAGGAAGAGGCGCCGAAGGCGGAGAACACGATAGCCATCACCTGCGGACCTCCCATCATGATAAAGTTTGTCCTCGAGGGGCTCGCGGGGCTCAATTTCCCCGATGAGAACATCATCACCACCCTGGAGGCGAGGATGAAATGCGGCATCGGCCTTTGCGGCCGCTG
- a CDS encoding hydrogenase iron-sulfur subunit: MSEVAPKELRIVGFLCNWCSYGGADTAGVGRFRQPTDLRIIRVPCSGRVDPMFVVRALLTGADGVLVSGCHPRDCHYTDGNFYARRRLEMLKRLLPFLGIDGRRFHYTWVSASEGAKWQQVVTDFTKQVHALGPMHQK, encoded by the coding sequence ATGTCAGAAGTAGCACCCAAAGAACTGCGGATCGTTGGTTTTCTCTGTAACTGGTGTTCCTACGGCGGCGCCGATACCGCGGGTGTGGGCAGGTTCAGGCAGCCCACGGACCTGAGGATCATCAGGGTTCCCTGCTCGGGTCGCGTCGACCCCATGTTCGTCGTGCGCGCCCTTCTGACGGGTGCCGACGGTGTTCTCGTCTCCGGATGCCATCCCAGGGATTGCCATTACACGGACGGCAATTTCTACGCGCGGCGCAGGCTGGAAATGCTCAAAAGGCTCCTGCCGTTCCTGGGCATCGACGGCAGGAGATTCCACTATACATGGGTTTCGGCCTCTGAAGGCGCGAAATGGCAACAGGTCGTAACGGACTTTACGAAACAGGTCCACGCGCTCGGCCCCATGCATCAAAAGTAA